TCCGATAATATAAGAACTCTTACCATAGAGAGAGTCATTCATAAGTCTTTAGAGGAATTTTTTAAAAATGCAACTTATAAGCCATTGGGTTATGCTGTTCCTAAGATATTAGATGAAAAATTAGAAATAGATTTTGATAAGGATTTTGAATTTACTGTTGTTTATGAAGCTTATCCTGAATTTGAGATACCTAATATATCTGATATTGAGGTAGAAATTCCAGACGTTATTATTTCTGATGATGATGTGGAAGCTGAGCTTAAAGTATTACAGCTTGAAAACGCAATCGTTGTTGAGGATAGTGGTGATGTTAAGATAGGCAGTATTGTTAGAGTAGATTTCGTTGAACTTGATGATTCTTTAAATGAGATTTTAACAACTAAGAGGCAAGATTTTGTTTTTACTGTTGGTGAGTCTAATAATTATTATGGATTTGATGATGACATTATTGGGATGAAAAAGGATGAAGAGAAAATAATAGATAAAAATTATGGTGTGGATTATAAATTCACTGAGCTTGCTAATTCTTTTAAGAGATTAAAGGTTATTCTTAAGGAAATAAAAAGACGTGATATTCCTGATCTTGATGATGATTTCGCAAAGGATATTAAAGATAGTTTTAATACATTAGCTGAGCTTAAAGAGCATATAAGAGAAAACATGCTAAGCCTTATTAAGGAAAGAAGTAAATCTCTTAAACTTTCTAAATTGTTGTCTAGTATTGCAGAGAATCTAAATATTGATATTCCGCCTACTATGTTTGAATCTGAACTTAAGAATGTTTTAAATGGATTTTCAAATCAAAGTAAAGTTAATCTTGAGCAATTAAACAATGCTTCTATAAGCTTGGAAGGTGTTAGTGATGTTTTTAAGGCAAATGTACTTAATAAGTTAAAGTCTAAATTGGTTTTCCAAAGAATAGTAGATAATGATTTAACAGAAATTACGGATGTTGATTTGGAAAATGAGCTTGTTAAGCAAGCTGAGAATGCAAATATGGAACTTACAGAGGTTAAGAAATTCTATCAAGAGAAAAATTTGTTTGAAATTTTAAAGGATGAAATTAAAAGGCAAAGGGTTAAAGATAAAATTTTAGAAAATGTGAAGGAAATTAAGCTTAAAAAAGTTGCCTTTAGAGATTTTATTAATTATGAAATAGGTGAATAGTGATAAGAGAATATATGTATAATTTGGTACCTACTGTTGTAGAACATACTGGAAATTATGAGCGTGTGTTTGATATATATTCAAGATTGCTGAGAGATAGAATAATTTTTTTGAGTGGTGAGATTAATGATATGAAAGCAGACACGGTAATTGCTCAACTTCTTTTCTTAGAGTCTGAAGATTCTAAGAAAGATATATATATTTATATCAATTCTCCTGGAGGTAGCATTACTTCAGGACTTGCAATCTATGATACTATGCAGTATGTTAAACCAGATGTAAGAACTATTTGTATTGGTCAAGCGGCTTCAATGGCTGCATTCTTGCTTGCAGGTGGTGCTGTCGGCAAACGAGAGTCATTATCATATTCAAGAATAATGATCCATCAGCCTTGGGGTGGAATAGGCGGTCAGGCTAGTGATATTAGCATACAAGCCAATGAAATTATAAGACTTAAAAAGTTAATAATAGATATTATGTCTGATAAGATAGGGGTTTCTAAGGAAAAACTGTCTCTTGATATCGAGCGAGACTATTTTATGACACCAAAAGATGCTCTTGATTATGGAATTATTGATGGCATCTTGGTAAGGGATTAGTTTTATTTAGGTGAGATTTTATATGGCAAGAAGTAAAAGTCAAAAAATTGAGGGTTGTTCTTTTTGTGGACGTACTAGTGTTGAGGTTGAGGGGCGAATTATTTCGGCAAAGTCTGTAGCTATTTGTTTTGAATGTTCTAAGATATGTCATAATCTTTTTCAAGAAGAGGTAGAAAAGCCTGAAGGTGGTGGATCTTTGAGAGAGCTTCCGACTCCCAAGCAACTTAAGATCCATTTAGATAATTATATTATTGGCCAGGAAGATGCAAAGAAAGTATTGTCTGTTGCTGTTTATAATCACTATAAAAGGATATCTAGAGGTAGTAAGAGAGAAAATGGAGTTGAACTTGAAAAGTCTAATATCTTGCTTGTAGGACCTACTGGAAGTGGTA
The DNA window shown above is from Borrelia anserina Es and carries:
- the tig gene encoding trigger factor gives rise to the protein MILNNDVKLIPGSKVEAVIRISKEFVKGKYNEILQDYASRIKVRGFRVGKIPFSIIEGKYSDNIRTLTIERVIHKSLEEFFKNATYKPLGYAVPKILDEKLEIDFDKDFEFTVVYEAYPEFEIPNISDIEVEIPDVIISDDDVEAELKVLQLENAIVVEDSGDVKIGSIVRVDFVELDDSLNEILTTKRQDFVFTVGESNNYYGFDDDIIGMKKDEEKIIDKNYGVDYKFTELANSFKRLKVILKEIKRRDIPDLDDDFAKDIKDSFNTLAELKEHIRENMLSLIKERSKSLKLSKLLSSIAENLNIDIPPTMFESELKNVLNGFSNQSKVNLEQLNNASISLEGVSDVFKANVLNKLKSKLVFQRIVDNDLTEITDVDLENELVKQAENANMELTEVKKFYQEKNLFEILKDEIKRQRVKDKILENVKEIKLKKVAFRDFINYEIGE
- the clpP gene encoding ATP-dependent Clp endopeptidase proteolytic subunit ClpP; protein product: MYNLVPTVVEHTGNYERVFDIYSRLLRDRIIFLSGEINDMKADTVIAQLLFLESEDSKKDIYIYINSPGGSITSGLAIYDTMQYVKPDVRTICIGQAASMAAFLLAGGAVGKRESLSYSRIMIHQPWGGIGGQASDISIQANEIIRLKKLIIDIMSDKIGVSKEKLSLDIERDYFMTPKDALDYGIIDGILVRD